The genomic segment TCAAATCAATCAATTTCTCGACGACTATAGTTTTCCCGATTATTATCATGCTGATACGATCAAAGATTTAGTGAAGGCGGATCAAATTGTTCCTTCGGCTTTAGTTGATTTTCTTGAAGACGCGAATGTGCAGCTTTTCGATACACCGGTGATCGGGATGGAAATTTACCGTTCAGATGACGCGGGTAAAACGTGGCGCAGGACGCACGAAGGTTATCTTGAAGATACGTATTATTCGTTCGGTTATTATTTCGGGCAAATCCGTGTTGCGCCCGACAATTCAGAAAAAATTTACGTTCTTGGCGTTCCGATCATAACGTCTGACGACGGTGGAAAAACTTTTCATTATATTGGCGGCGACAATGTGCACGTCGATCATCATGCTCTTTGGATCAATCCGCATCGTCAAGGGCATTTAATTCTTGGGAATGATGGCGGTGTTAATATCTCGTATGATGACGGTTTGCATTGGTTTAAAGCCAATACGCCTCCGGTCGGACAAGTTTACGCCATCGCGGTCGACATGGAGAAGCCGTACAATGTGTACGCGGGTTTCCAGGACAACGGCGTGTGGTGGGGACCAAGTTCCTACAAAGCAGGATACGGATGGTATGCCGAAGGTACTTACCCATACAAAGAAGTCTATTCAGGAGACGGAATGCAGGTAGCCGTGGATACGCGGGACAACCAGACAATTTACGTCGGATACCAATTCGGTTACTATTCACGGATCAATAAAAAAACGTTTGAACAACTTCCGGTGAAACCCACGCACCGACTTGGCGAACGTCCTTACCGTCATAATTGGCAAACGCCGATTTATCTCTCGCGCCACAATCAGGATATTTTTTACATCGGTTCGAATCGCTTGCACCGCTCTCTTGATCAGGGCAAGACGTTTGAAGTTATTTCACCGGATTTGACTAAAGGCGGACGTTCCGGTGATGTTCCGTACGGAACATTAACGGTCATCCGTGAGTCTCCGGTAAAATTCGGCATCATCTATACCGGAAGTGATGACGGGTACATACATATTACAAAAGACGGCGGTTACACATGGACGCGTATTTCCGATAATTTGCCGCAAGATCTTTGGGTGAGTTCGATCGAGGCCTCGTATAAAGATACCGGAACGGTTTATGCCGTACTTAACGGATACCGCTATGATAATTTTGAAGCACATATTTATATGTCGCGAAATTTTGGAAAAAAATGGGAACGCATCGGTCTTGATTTACCTGCGGAACCTGTTAATGTAATTCGTGAAGATCCGTTTAATTCAAATATTTTATATGTCGGAACGGATCACGGCATTTATGTGTCGCTTGATCGTGGAAAAACATTCATGGGCATGTTCAAGAACTTTCCATCGGTTGCGGTGCACGATCTGATCATTCATCCTCGTGACAGGGAATTGGTGATGGGGACGCACGGACGGTCGATTTTTGCAGCGCCGGTCGATCATGTAGAAAAACTGACGAACGATCTGCTCGAAAAACCTCTCCACTTTTTTCCAATGCGAAGCGTTGATTTCAATAAAAACTGGGGTAAGGCTCCGGATGGATGGGGGCAGCCGGAGGAAACAAAGATTCAGATTGGTTTTTATGCTAAACAAACGGCGCCCGTCATTTTGCGTATCAAAGGCGAGGGCGATGTAGTCTTGAAAACTATCGTTGACACATGCGTGGCCGGTTTGAATTATGTTGAATACAATCTTTCAGCCGATTCAATGGCCATCGAAAAACATCTCAAAAATGTCGATAAAAAGCTCAAATCATCTGAACGGAAAAAATGGGAAATTAACCGCTCTGCAAATGGAGAATTTTATCTTCCGGTTGGAACCTATACCCTTGAAGTCGGAACGAGCGGTGTCAAAGAAAAACAAACTTTGACTATCAAATCACCGAAACGAAAATCGCGCGGTTCCGTAGAAAAACGTTAAATAGTTCCCTACATCAATTACTTTAAATTAAGTTTAGGAGGTGTCATGAAGTCCAAAGTGTTTTTTGTCCTCTTGGTTTTGTGCGTCAGCCTTACCAATGTTTTTGCGCAGGATTTCAACAAACAGGAATTTGCTTCACGCAGGGCAAAACTAGCTGAAAAGATTCCGGATGGAATTGCCATTATTTTTGCCAATCGCGAACATGTTCATCCAGCTCATTTCAGACAATCTCCGGATTTCTTTTATTTCACCGGCGTGGAGGAATCGGACGCTATTTTAGTAATTAACGGTATGACGAAAAATTCGGCTGTGTTTGCCGGTAACCGGTCCGAAATCAAAGTGATGATTGAAGGCCCCGGGCTTCGCAATGAAAAAAATGCGGCTGAGAAATACGGGTTCGGCGTTTTACCGCTCGAAAGTTTTTATACCTATATGCTGTTCATGACAGGTAATGCTAAAAAAATGTATTTGCCGACCAGCGCGCAGGATGAACTCCAAAAAGCGCGCGATGAAATGCTTGAAGGTGAAATGTCCGGAATGTCGCACCCGGTTTTCGGCGGTATTTCTGAAATGCGACGCGGCATTAATAAATTACGTGAAATGTTTCCGAACCTTGAAGTTGCAGATGTTACACCAATGATCGATGACTTACGTTGGATCAAATCGGCGTATGAAATTGATCGTCTTCGTAAAAGTGGGAAAGTCGGGGCCGAAGGCTTTAAAGAAGCCATGAAAGGAACCAAACCCGGTATGTATGAATACGAAATCGAAGCGGCGGCACATTATGTGTATAGAAAAAATGGTATGCGGGATGCCTTCACGCCGATCGTTGCATCAGGACCTAACACTATTACGTGGCATTACGGCGATAATGACCGCCAGATGCAAGACGGCGATATTGTATTGATGGACTACGGGTGCGACTACGATTACTACACGTGCGACATTACCCGTACATGGCCGGTGTCTGGTAAATTTACTGCGGAACAAGAAAAAATGTATCAATGCATTCTCGACGCAAGCAAAACAATAATCGCAAACATGAAACCGGGTGTCTCCATCAAAGATCTCAAAGATGCCGCGCAGGTGGTCTATAAAAAATACGGTTATGAAAACGAATTTCTTGCCCTGGGACGTTATATCGGCCACTTCATCGGTATCTCGGTTCATGACGTCAAAAATGCAAGCGAAGACGTCGTTTTAAAAGCCGGTGTCGTACTCAATGTCGAGCCGATCATCGAGTTTCGCGACAAAAAAATTCACATGCGTTTAGAAGATACGATTTTAGTAACCGAAACCGGATCGGAAAACTTGACGGCCGGTATTACGGCTGAATTAGATCAAGTGTATTCTTTGATCAAACAGAAGAAGTTTGGCAGTTAATCAAGGTTTATAAAGAACAAAAAACGGAGTTGATATCGATCAACTCCGTTTTCTATTTTAAGATATCAAAAAAATTTTTATGCTGAATACAAGTAACGCTTAACTTTTTTCGTTGGCGTTTTTTCAAATTCCTCAGGATGCAGATCAATGCGGCTGACCGAAATCCACGATGGCATCAGCTGATTGAGGGTCTTGCGGTTCTCTTCCATCTTGAGTTTGAGTTCATCCTCGCCCCAGCCCATTGAGT from the bacterium genome contains:
- a CDS encoding glycosyl hydrolase, producing the protein MRYFLLISFLTWSSFAQNILPTSGKERLSGFQKRQEMQKYSLVRQVPFRSIGPTIMSGRVTDIDASPDDPTHFYVAYASGGLWKTVNNGISFVPVFDYEASMSIGDIAVDWKHGETIWAGTGENNSSRSSYSGTGIYKSTDSGQSWIFCGLEESHHIGRIVIHPGDPQTLWVAATGHLYSPNHERGIYKTTDGGLSWKQVLFIDDKTGAIDLVVDPNDPNILYASMWHRERYSWDMVESGATSGIYKSTDGGETWNCLTVEGSGFPTGEGIGRIGLDISRVNSQTLYAILDNQLRRPKEPQADHILTKETLRTISKDDFLKLNNDQINQFLDDYSFPDYYHADTIKDLVKADQIVPSALVDFLEDANVQLFDTPVIGMEIYRSDDAGKTWRRTHEGYLEDTYYSFGYYFGQIRVAPDNSEKIYVLGVPIITSDDGGKTFHYIGGDNVHVDHHALWINPHRQGHLILGNDGGVNISYDDGLHWFKANTPPVGQVYAIAVDMEKPYNVYAGFQDNGVWWGPSSYKAGYGWYAEGTYPYKEVYSGDGMQVAVDTRDNQTIYVGYQFGYYSRINKKTFEQLPVKPTHRLGERPYRHNWQTPIYLSRHNQDIFYIGSNRLHRSLDQGKTFEVISPDLTKGGRSGDVPYGTLTVIRESPVKFGIIYTGSDDGYIHITKDGGYTWTRISDNLPQDLWVSSIEASYKDTGTVYAVLNGYRYDNFEAHIYMSRNFGKKWERIGLDLPAEPVNVIREDPFNSNILYVGTDHGIYVSLDRGKTFMGMFKNFPSVAVHDLIIHPRDRELVMGTHGRSIFAAPVDHVEKLTNDLLEKPLHFFPMRSVDFNKNWGKAPDGWGQPEETKIQIGFYAKQTAPVILRIKGEGDVVLKTIVDTCVAGLNYVEYNLSADSMAIEKHLKNVDKKLKSSERKKWEINRSANGEFYLPVGTYTLEVGTSGVKEKQTLTIKSPKRKSRGSVEKR
- a CDS encoding aminopeptidase P N-terminal domain-containing protein, whose protein sequence is MKSKVFFVLLVLCVSLTNVFAQDFNKQEFASRRAKLAEKIPDGIAIIFANREHVHPAHFRQSPDFFYFTGVEESDAILVINGMTKNSAVFAGNRSEIKVMIEGPGLRNEKNAAEKYGFGVLPLESFYTYMLFMTGNAKKMYLPTSAQDELQKARDEMLEGEMSGMSHPVFGGISEMRRGINKLREMFPNLEVADVTPMIDDLRWIKSAYEIDRLRKSGKVGAEGFKEAMKGTKPGMYEYEIEAAAHYVYRKNGMRDAFTPIVASGPNTITWHYGDNDRQMQDGDIVLMDYGCDYDYYTCDITRTWPVSGKFTAEQEKMYQCILDASKTIIANMKPGVSIKDLKDAAQVVYKKYGYENEFLALGRYIGHFIGISVHDVKNASEDVVLKAGVVLNVEPIIEFRDKKIHMRLEDTILVTETGSENLTAGITAELDQVYSLIKQKKFGS